A genomic stretch from Malus domestica chromosome 15, GDT2T_hap1 includes:
- the LOC103415548 gene encoding CBL-interacting serine/threonine-protein kinase 6-like: MAEQKESGGSSLLHGKYELGRLLGHGTFAKVYHARHLPSGKNVAMKVVGKEKVIKVGMMEQIKREISVMRMVKHPNIVELHEVLASKSKIYFAMDLVRGGELFAKIAKGRLREDVARVYFQQLISAIDFCHSRGVYHRDLKPENLLLDEDGNLKVTDFGLSAFTEHLKQDGLLHTTCGTPAYVAPEVIGKKGYDGAKADLWSCGVILYVLLAGFLPFQDDNLVAMYRKIYRGDFKCPPWFSSEARRLVTKLLDPNPSTRITISKVMDSSWFKKSVPKIVRTKQEQEFDEPSEKIQSKQTETLNAFHIISLSEGFDLSPLFEEKKREEREELRFATTRPASSVISKLEEVAAAGKFRIKKSDSMVRLQGQESGRKGKLAIAAEIFAMTPSFVVVEVKKDNGDTLEYNQFCSKELRPALKDIVWTSPVENSTAA, from the coding sequence ATGGCCGAGCAGAAAGAAAGCGGCGGCTCGTCGTTGCTGCACGGCAAGTACGAGCTGGGCCGTCTTCTGGGTCACGGCACTTTCGCCAAGGTCTACCACGCCCGACACCTGCCTAGCGGGAAGAACGTGGCGATGAAGGTGGTGGGGAAGGAGAAGGTGATCAAGGTGGGGATGATGGAGCAGATCAAGAGGGAGATCTCCGTGATGAGGATGGTGAAGCACCCCAACATCGTCGAGCTCCACGAGGTCTTGGCGAGCAAGTCCAAGATCTATTTCGCTATGGATCTGGTCCGCGGTGGCGAGCTCTTCGCCAAAATCGCCAAGGGTCGGCTCAGGGAAGACGTCGCCAGAGTCTACTTCCAGCAGCTCATCTCCGCCATCGATTTCTGCCACAGCCGCGGCGTCTACCACCGGGATCTGAAGCCGGAGAACCTCCTACTCGATGAGGACGGCAATTTGAAGGTCACCGATTTCGGACTCAGTGCTTTCACAGAGCACTTGAAGCAGGACGGGCTTCTCCACACCACATGCGGCACGCCGGCGTACGTGGCCCCAGAGGTCATCGGGAAAAAAGGGTACGATGGTGCTAAGGCAGATCTCTGGTCTTGTGGCGTCATCCTCTACGTGCTTCTCGCCGGGTTTTTGCCGTTTCAAGACGACAATCTCGTGGCCATGTACCGGAAGATTTACAGGGGAGATTTCAAATGCCCGCCGTGGTTTTCGTCGGAGGCACGAAGACTCGTGACGAAGCTTCTCGACCCGAATCCAAGTACCCGAATCACCATTTCCAAGGTCATGGACTCCTCCTGGTTCAAAAAATCGGTTCCTAAAATCGTACGGACGAAACAGGAGCAGGAGTTCGACGAGCCGAGCGAGAAGATCCAGTCGAAGCAGACGGAGACGCTGAACGCGTTTCACATAATCTCGCTGTCGGAGGGGTTCGATTTGTCGCCGCTGTTCGAGGAGAAGAAGCGGGAGGAGAGGGAAGAGCTGCGGTTCGCAACGACGCGGCCGGCGAGCAGCGTGATTTCGAAGCTGGAGGAGGTGGCGGCTGCGGGGAAGTTCAGGATAAAGAAGAGCGACTCGATGGTGAGGTTGCAGGGGCAGGAGAGCGGGCGGAAGGGGAAGCTGGCGATAGCGGCAGAGATATTCGCCATGACGCCGTCGTTTGTAGTGGTGGAGGTGAAGAAGGACAATGGTGATACGTTGGAGTACAACCAGTTCTGCAGCAAGGAGCTGCGGCCAGCGCTCAAGGACATCGTGTGGACATCCCCCGTGGAGAATTCTACGGCGGCTTGA